A single window of Colletotrichum higginsianum IMI 349063 chromosome 8, whole genome shotgun sequence DNA harbors:
- a CDS encoding Sur7 protein, whose protein sequence is MLGIGGRLSAIIPIIASAVAVALSIVLLAAGTNTSNGGDNYWLSLNTSKIGQDIIRIQAANNTNNGNGNGNGGGSLIPGLPGLPAPNDPTGITQGLGNVLGGLLGNLTNAIGDGVQDIQGQLVGNLTQLLGVKDNYRLYLTKMCEATYADDNNPNSKVTINNCESYDNKGSGLKNITNSIPSSFVVGTANVSVPLVSAMSGTLDQIVNLASGGAKAMVALLAIGTISTGIVLLATLPIILVGFLRVLVLVSVIFSLIGSFALPAFAIVTTALIYGGKSMLNRPLDAFGMQIQTGGPFVAMAWVAAVASMAAATYWFLVWFVSFRRTAFSRRKRTENEIGNWRGIFREVKGDLRTWEGGEK, encoded by the exons ATGCTCGGAATCGGAGGCCGGCTATCTGCCATTATTCCCATTatcgcctcggccgtcgccgtcgcgctcTCCATTGTCCTACTTGCAGCCGGGACAAACACGAGCAATGGAGGAGACAACTACTGGTTGTCG CTGAACACGTCAAAGATCGGGCAAGACATCATCAGGATCCAGGCGGCGAACAACACGAACAACGGAAACGGaaacggcaacggcggcgggagCCTCATCCCCGGCCTTCCCGGCCTCCCTGCGCCGAACGATCCGACGGGCATCACCCAGGGCCTCGGCAACGTCCTGGGCGGCCTGCTCGGCAACCTCACCAACGCCATCGGCGATGGAGTCCAGGACATCCAGGGCCAGCTCGTCGGCAACCTGacgcagctcctcggcgtcaaGGACAACTACCGCCTCTACCTCACCAAGATGTGCGAGGCCAcctacgccgacgacaacaaccCCAATAGCAAGGTCACCATCAACAATTGCGAGAGCTACGATAACAAGGGATCGG GCCTGAAGAATATCACCAACTCCATCCCCTCgtccttcgtcgtcggcacaGCCAACGTCTCCGTCCCGCTCGTTTCCGCCATGTCCGGAACCCTCGACCAGATCGTCAACCTCGCCAGCGGAGGCGCCAAGGCCATGGtggccctcctcgccatcggcacGATCTCCACAggcatcgtcctcctcgcgACCCTgcccatcatcctcgtcggcttcctccgcgtcctcgtcctcgtctccgTCATCTTCTCCCTCATCGGCTCCTTCGCCCTCCCGGCCTTCGCCATAGTCACGACCGCCCTCATCTACGGCGGCAAGAGCATGCTCAATCGCCCGCTGGACGCTTTCGGCATGCAGATCCAGACCGGCGGGCCCTTCGTAGCCATGGCCTgggtcgccgccgtggcgTCCATGGCCGCCGCGACGTACTGGTTCCTGGTCTGGTTCGTCAGCTTCCGCCGCACGGCGTTCAGCAGGCGCAAGCGCACAGAGAACGAGATCGGCAACTGGAGGGGCATCTTCCGCGAGGTCAAGGGCGACCTGAGGACgtgggagggaggagagaagTAG
- a CDS encoding Oxoglutarate iron-dependent oxygenase produces the protein MYFAPFLALLVAGAALAAAEGCHGDNLLRAMERHNGTAYCSSLLRPSGTGTVLSPRLPSDVPSTYAPSLVSSAVMAVFLSPGSQLDVKGTVSLRFGDGDGDFDFDYLFLERWRRWRLGYHASRTGFDGGYTYSIPGAGLSTSTGPTCGRDWATTTVQVTETMVSTVYVYSSGASISSDSSSTGASTSSFSFPSDGDSGGRPAPPTGSPGTASAWVSTFTVGDSIFVSTVSGVPSDSLVVRPPGPTTWTVNGTTVTIPGAPIPTTSGKASSLTSTQADVASSWTLSWILTKPANESRITSSPLTSSSALPDTPVVSTVTSDVGGVGSTWIVTVGVTSGPVPFPNTTSALQSSEAASAAISVVTSIISGAAVTWTLIGGSTVTGPVDSVTLTSAEAAPSGPVSGGFTVITSIVGGVESTWTLIDGSAISPSSSGTMSAPASPTASSLKTASGTFSVITSVFGGVGSTWTMIGGSTFTGSSITPTTSPPPTASFPVSASLVTSFIDGVVSTWTVIGGSTVSRVLSETTSTPEQSAAVSVITSVFGGVGSTWTLVGGSTVTDSSSTSDTVTPTLPPGASIVTSIIGGIASSWTVIGGSTVFASTSSAFATLSATPTLPPGASVVTSIVGGIASSWTVIGGSTIFESTNPTQSTPTLPPGASIVTSIVDGMVSSWTVIGGSTIFVSASSALATPTLPPGATVITSVIGGVASSWTVIGGSTIFGSASPTDAAGATVITSVVGGVASSWTVIGGSTIFGSANNTAGVSPVASPTPSVFTSLVDGVASTWTVIGGSTIFGTLTQPSTSTGNTSTTPPSLSTSSSSSSSSSFSPSSATTSSSATPTSGYDSAFTGISVIVARNGSTCYVLPTPIASLHESLLNVTDREPPSIDAFYLDPATNSVKYLRLRDGNANPVLVDVSDPSRLAIIDGAGNVLSIDREGLHFTSANCSPKIDVFISGFFEQLAVLSGQSCRDTDEVPVNGTGGPSSSISVSKREVPLDARQERSFDVVLHLRDQCGDLVRPDLPVSVSLGDTECVVLPGAAGDFVASCAFPGGESNSMECETSVQQTLDHLTQGSLAGMCPSFASVWSLLSRELDRVVNFDTLLRPFIDAGLDLGSDAGRGLRSIIDGFMRLYDFSTSAFQNSTSDTGAGASSRLEDVIEEYGVAAIRTDVCRSLVSSETLALTFTAGASTAPVSLANISAVPSPRPEYERTVTDPTALACCPNASRCVVRDGQEFYPPEASIQGSDCLCGTTLEGRGVGFRTGRCVGYNQCNATSPCAGGAVCLVGSCCGFSVCVNGTECSAPAVGGGNENLASASTSKDVIITASRSLGFDPNNPPQAHRMAELKPTTAALPMELQLMIMRELADAHNSPTSRRRGIASYACVSKDWQAFFERLTFKHLIVRPNALPSFRQVTLDPRRQSLVRHVWLRIEKPRPDGEDGLVALDDGWSGSCSVESAIVLHLLTTLSTWTARGSGRGLTLELSSHTYVGLVRYAEYAPSDDLGRYSKYLETGSLGAYDGLEKFGHTSPKWHDEVASSASRLAGATSNLFTWGTVEFRAIQPPRVEVVTKLLMRRAGTRNIKATGLAQIIKSLPRLEEIHLERWRIGRATQEKRWLKGESPSSHEEKSHLIALLSFLNADYSFARTADFADHLEHGLPPSVKKLAVFHEEIDAPHYAYSLPFRAPREELDAFLARRTLHVECLSLCFVTEAESFFRHVLQATKVNLGSETDGPARANYTEPVPFRSLKLLTLTSTCFVPKEGPYWEVYSWQRSVDEVLLSAAVAMAGIPTLQLLEIWSGRDGHASIFRYKVNSNNNSANIVWSSTQDIGVMSSDVIEAWRTTATLSGGRRELKAEVVRLPRGEFEYHGSVLPYLDSQGWIVDPVSAAQIV, from the exons ATGTACTTCGCCCCGTTTCTCGCTCTCCTCGtggccggcgcggcgctggccgcggccgagggctgCCACGGCGATAACCTCCTCCGGGCTATGGAGCGCCACAACGGAACGGCGTACTGCTCCTCGCTCCTGAGGCCCTCTGGCACCGGCACGGTGTTGTCGCCGCGTCTCCCGTCCGACGTGCCGTCGACGTATGCCCCTAGCCTCGTCTCGTCTGCT GTAATGGCAGTGTTCTTGTCTCCTGGGTCACAACTCGACGTCAAAGGCACCGTGTCTCTCCgcttcggcgacggcgacggcgacttcGACTTCGACTATCTGTTCCTCgagaggtggaggaggtggaggctCGGGTACCAC GCGTCCCGCACCGGTTTCGACGGCGGATACACGTACTCGATCCCCGGAGCCGGGCTGTCCACTTCCACGGGCCCGACGTGCGGGCGAGactgggcgacgacgacggtgcaGGTGACCGAGACCATGGTCAGCACAGTCTATGTCTACAGCTCCGGTGCTTCGATCAGCAGCGATAGTAGCAGTACAGGCGCGTCGACATCGAGCTTCTCGTTCCCGAGCGACGGGGACAGCGGTGGTcgaccggcgccgccgacggggtCGCCCGGGACGGCTTCGGCGTGGGTCTCCACTTTTACCGTGGGCGACTCGATCTTTGTCAGCACCGTCTCGGGGGTACCTTCGGACTCGCTGGTGGTtcggccgccggggccgacAACCTGGACCGTAAACGGGACGACAGTTACCATACCAGGGGCTCCAATTCCGACGACTTCCGGGAAGGCGAGCAGCTTGACAAGCACCCAAGCAGACGTCGCGTCTTCGTGGACTCTCTCCTGGATCTTAACCAAACCCGCCAACGAAAGCAGAATCACTTCTTCCCCTTTGACTTCTTCCTCTGCGCTACCAGACACTCCCGTGGTAAGCACCGTCACGAGCGACGTGGGCGGCGTGGGTTCGACCTGGATCGTCACCGTGGGCGTCACGAGCGGCCCGGTCCCATTTCCCAACACGACCTCGGCCCTTCAGTCCTCGGAGGCTgcgtcggcggccatcaGCGTCGTCACGAGCATCATCAGCGGGGCCGCGGTGACGTGGACCCTCATCGGGGGGTCGACCGTCACCGGACCCGTTGACTCGGTGACGCTTACttcggccgaggccgccccGTCGGGGCCAGTGTCTGGTGGGTTCACCGTCATCACAAGCATCGTAGGAGGCGTCGAGTCGACTTGGACGTTGATAGACGGCTCGGCAATCAGTCCCTCATCAAGTGGGACGATGAGCGCACCGGCCTCTCCCACGGCTTCTTCCCTCAAGACGGCCAGCGGTACTTTCAGCGTCATCACGAGTGTCTTTGGCGGCGTCGGTTCGACATGGACGATGATCGGAGGGTCGACTTTTACTGGCTCGTCCATTACGCCGACTACATCTCCACCGCCTACCGCCTCTTTTCCTGTCTCGGCCTCTCTCGTCACGAGCTTCATCGACGGGGTCGTTTCGACGTGGACCGTCATCGGGGGTTCGACTGTTTCTAGGGTCCTCAGCGAGACGACGTCTACTCCGGAGCAGAGCGCGGCGGTCTCAGTCATTACAagcgtcttcggcggcgtcgggtcTACGTGGACTCTTGTTGGCGGGTCTACCGTCACAGACTCTTCTAGTACATCAGATACGGTAACCCCTACGTTACCTCCAGGAGCCTCTATTGTCACCAGTATCATTGGGGGTATTGCCTCCTCATGGACGGTAATAGGGGGCTCGACCGTGTTTGCATCAACGAGTTCGGCTTTTGCAACTCTATCCGCAACTCCAACCTTGCCTCCTGGCGCTTCCGTCGTCACTAGCATCGTGGGTGGCATTGCCTCTTCATGGACAGTCATCGGAGGTTCGACCATCTTTGAATCAACCAACCCTACCCAGTCAACTCCCACTTTGCCTCCCGGTGCCTCCATCGTCACTAGCATCGTTGACGGTATGGTCTCGTCGTGGACTGTTATCGGAGGGTCCACTATCTTCGTATCAGCAAGTTCCGCGTTGGCAACTCCCACCCTGCCTCCTGGAGCCACCGTCATCACCAGCGTTATTGGGGGCGtcgcttcttcttggacgGTGATAGGGGGCTCGACCATCTTCGGGTCCGCCAGCCCGACAGACGCTGCCGGAGCCACGGTCATAACCAGCGTTGTCGGGGGCGTCGCCTCATCGTGGACCGTCATCGGAGGCTCGACCATCTTCGGGTCCGCAAACAACACCGCGGGAGTCTCTCCCGTTGCCTCTCCTACCCCTAGCGTCTTCACGagcctcgtcgacggggtTGCCTCGACGTGGACCGTCATTGGCGGTTCAACCATCTTCGGCACTCTGACGCAGCCTTCAACGAGCACAGGAAACACGTCGACGACCCCTCCGTCTTTgtctacttcttcttcttcttcatcttcttcttccttttccccctcctccgccacgacGAGCAGCTCGGCAACTCCGACCTCAGGCTACGACTCAGCCTTCACCGGCATCTCCGTCATCGTGGCCCGCAACGGCAGCACATGCTACGTCCTGCCGACCCCCATCGCGTCGCTCCACGAGTCTCTCCTGAACGTCACGGACCGCGAGCCGCCGTCCATCGACGCCTTCTACCTCGACCCGGCCACGAACTCGGTCAAGTATCTCCGCCTGAGGGACGGCAACGCCAACCCggttctcgtcgacgtctccGACCCCTCCAGGctggccatcatcgacgggGCCGGTAACGTGCTCTCCATCGACAGGGAGGGCCTGCACTTCACCTCGGCGAACTGCTCGCCCAAGATCGACGTCTTCATATCCGGCTTCTTCGAGCAGCTGGCCGTGCTGTCGGGTCAGTCCTGCAGGGATACCGATGAGGTACCCGTCAACGGCACGGGCGGACCGTCGTCCTCTATCTCCGTTTCCAAGCGCGAAGTGCCGCTGGACGCGAGACAGGAGCGGTCTTTTGACGTGGTCCTCCACCTTCGAGACCAGTGCGGCGATCTCGTCCGCCCCGACCTGCCCGTTTCCGTCTCCCTGGGCGACACAGAGTGTGTCGTCCTTCCCGGCGCGGCGGGAGACTTCGTTGCGAGCTGCGCGTtccccggcggcgagagcaACTCGATGGAGTGCGAGACGTCCGTCCAGCAGACGCTGGACCACCTCACCCAGGGCTCCCTCGCCGGAATGTGTCCGTCGTTCGCGTCCGTATGGAGCCTGCTTTCCCGGGAACTAGACCGCGTAGTCAACTTTGACACTCTTCTCCGACCCTTCATCGACGCCGGGCTAGACCTCGGCTCCGATGCCGGTCGGGGTCTTCGCTCCATCATCGACGGCTTCATGAGGTTGTACGAtttctcgacctcggccttcCAGAACTCCACCTCGGACACAGGTGCCGGCGCCAGCTCGCGGTTGGAAGACGTGATCGAGGAATATGGCGTGGCGGCCATCCGGACGGACGTCTGCCGTTCCCTCGTCTCGTCCGAGACGCTGGCCCTTACCTTCACTGCGGGCGCTTCCACGGCTCCCGTCTCCCTGGCCAACATCTCCGccgtgccgtcgccgcggcccGAGTACGAACGCACCGTCACGGATCCGACGGCCCTCGCGTGCTGCCCGAACGCGAGCCGGTGCGTGGTTCGCGACGGGCAGGAGTTCTACCCGCCCGAGGCGTCGATCCAGGGGTCCGACTGCCTCTGCGGCACGACGCTCGAgggccgcggcgtcggcttCCGGACGGGGCGATGCGTCGGGTACAACCAGTGCAACGCAACCTCGCCgtgcgccggcggcgccgtgtGCCTCGTCGGCAGCTGTTGCGGGTTCAGCGTCTGCGTGAACGGGACCGAGTGCTCTGCGCCGGCGGTCG GGGGGGGCAATGAGAACCTCGCCTCTGCATCTACAAGCAAGGATGTCATTATCACCGCGTCAAGATCTCTCGGATTCGATCCCAACAACCCACCACAAGCTCACAGAATGGCAGAGTTGAAGccaacgacggcggctcTTCCGATGGAGTTGCAGCTCATGATCATGCGGGAGCTGGCAGACGCCCACAATTCCCCAACCTCCCGACGTCGCGGCATCGCGTCTTACGCCTGCGTCTCCAAAGACTGGCAGGCCTTCTTCGAGCGCCTGACCTTCAAGCACCTCATCGTACGTCCAAACGCTCTTCCGTCATTCAGGCAGGTCACTCTCGATCCGCGACGACAGAGCTTGGTGAGGCACGTTTGGCTACGGATCGAGAAGCCCCGACCCGACGGGGAGGATGGCCTCGTAGCTCTAGACGATGGCTGGTCGGGTTCCTGCTCCGTAGAGTCGGCCATCGTGTTGCATCTTCTAACGACGCTTTCCACGTGGACGGCCAGAGGCTCGGGTCGGGGCCTGACGCTGGAGTTGAGCTCCCACACCTACGTTGGCCTCGTGCGGTACGCAGAGTACGCCCCCTcggacgacctcggccgctACTCCAAGTACCTCGAGACGGGATCTCTCGGGGCATACGACGGGCTCGAAAAGTTTGGCCACACGAGTCCCAAATGGCACGACGAGGTGGCCTCGTCCGCTTCAAGGCTTGCCGGGGCGACGAGCAACCTCTTTACGTGGGGCACCGTGGAGTTCCGTGCGATCCAGCCCCCCCGCGTCGAGGTAGTCACCAAGCTCCTGATGAGGAGGGCCGGCACCCGGAACATCAAGGCAACGGGCCTCGCGCAAATCATCAAGAGTCTCCCGCGGTTGGAGGAGATTCATTTAGAGAGATGGCGCATCGGGCGCGCGACGCAAGAGAAGAGGTGGCTCAAGGGTGAGTCCCCGTCTTCACATGAGGAGAAGTCTCACTTGATTGCATTGCTTTCGTTTTTGAATGCTGATTACAGTTTCGCACGCACTGCAGATTTCGCTGATCATCTCGAACATGGTTTACCTCCGTCGGTGAAGAAACTCGCAGTCTTCCACGAGGAGATTGATGCGCCGCACTACGCGTATAGCCTCCCATTCCGGGCACCCAGGGAGGAACTGGACGCGTTCCTGGCCAGGAGAACCCTCCATGTAGAATGCTTGTCCCTCTGCTTCGTCACGGAAGCGGAGAGCTTCTTCCGCCACGTGCTGCAAGCAACAAAGGTGAACTTGGGAAGCGAAACCGACGGGCCCGCCCGTGCAAATTACACAGAACCCGTCCCATTTCGAAGCCTAAAGCTCTTAACCTTAACCTCGACTTGTTTCGTCCCCAAAGAGGGTCCCTACTGGGAAGTCTATTCTTGGCAACGGAGTGTGGACGAGGTGCTCTTGTCAGCTGCTGTCGCAATGGCCGGGATACCCACGCTACAGCTGCTGGAAATATGGAGTGGCAGGGATGGCCACGCCAGCATCTTCCGCTACAAagtcaacagcaacaacaactcTGCCAACATTGTTTGGAGCAGCACGCAAGACATTGGGGTGATGAGCTCGGACGTGATCGAGGCCTGGAGGACGACTGCGACGCTTTCCGGAGGGCGGCGCGAGCTCAAGGCCGAAGTTGTTCGGCTTCCGCGGGGAGAGTTCGAATACCACGGTTCAGTTTTGCCGTATTTGGATTCTCAGGGGTGGATCGTGGATCCTGTCTCCGCCGCACAAATCGTCTGA